Within Sporosarcina sp. PTS2304, the genomic segment TGTTTTGATTTGCTTACTGCGTAATTGACCACAAGCTGCATCAATATCTGTACCATTCTCCAGGCGGACTCCGCAATGGATCCCCTTACGTCTTAACACTTCATAGAATGATTTAATCGCTTCTGGTTCACTCCGCTGGTATTGACCATGCTCATCTACTGGATTGTAGGGAATTAAGTTAACATATGATAAGTGACGTTTGTCTGCAAGAAGTCTGCCCAATTCCTCCGCTTCTTTGACATGATCATTTACATCGCGCAATAAAATATATTCAAATGTAATCCGGCGATTCGTCGTTTCCAAGTAGTAGTTAATAGAATCCATAAGCTTTTCGATTGGAAATGCTTTGTTGATCTTCATAATTTGTGAGCGTAACTCATTATTTGGTGCGTGTAATGATACGGCTAAATTCACTTGAAGATTTTCATTCGCAAAGTCTTTAATCTTTTCAGTCAGTCCACTTGTAGACACGGTTATATGACGTGCCCCGATGCACAGACCTTTTTGGTCGTTGACGACATGAAGGAAATTCATCAAATGCGTATAGTTGTCAAATGGTTCACCGATTCCCATTACAACAATGTGGCTGACGCGTTCATCTTCACCTTTAGCATCTAGATGTTCTTGAACTTTCATAATTTGACCCACGATTTCTCCAGCCGTCAAATCACGGCTTTTACGCAATAAACCACTGGCACAAAAACTGCACCCGATATTACATCCTACTTGTGTCGTAACACAAACTGAATTACCGTATGGA encodes:
- the rlmN gene encoding 23S rRNA (adenine(2503)-C(2))-methyltransferase RlmN — translated: MKPSIYGLTMDQLSNFFIEQGQKKFRATQVWDWLYKKRVLSFDEMNNINKETRDLLSEHFTIQTLEQEVKQVSQDGTVKFLFKMTDGNLIETVLMKFPYGNSVCVTTQVGCNIGCSFCASGLLRKSRDLTAGEIVGQIMKVQEHLDAKGEDERVSHIVVMGIGEPFDNYTHLMNFLHVVNDQKGLCIGARHITVSTSGLTEKIKDFANENLQVNLAVSLHAPNNELRSQIMKINKAFPIEKLMDSINYYLETTNRRITFEYILLRDVNDHVKEAEELGRLLADKRHLSYVNLIPYNPVDEHGQYQRSEPEAIKSFYEVLRRKGIHCGVRLENGTDIDAACGQLRSKQIKTKKQPAGE